From the Achromobacter xylosoxidans A8 genome, the window CCGCGGGTGATGAGTTCACAGCCTTCGTCGGTGACCAGCGCATCGTCCTCGGTACGGATACCGATGTTCCAGTACGCCTCGGGAACGTCGTCGGCGGGCCGCACGTAGATGCCGGGCTCGATCGTCAGCATCATGCCCGCTTCCAGCTTGCGCCAGGGCCGTTCGGCGCCATGGGCCGGGCCGGGCTGGCGGTAGTCGCCCACGTCGTGCACGTCCAGGCCCAGCCAGTGGCCGGTGCGGTGCATGTAGAAGCGGCTGTAGTCGCCGGATTCCAGCACGCCGTCCAGGGAACCCTTCAAGAGCTTCAGGTCCAGCATGCCTTGCGCCAGCACCCGCAGGGCGGCCTGGTGGCTGTCGTTGAAGCTGCGGCCCGGCGCCGTGGCTTGGGCGGCGGCATCCTGCGCGGCCACCGTCAGATCGTACAGGGCGCGTTGCGGACCGCTGTAGCGGCCGTTCACGGGAAAGGTCCGGGTGATGTCGCTGGCATAGCTGTCGACCTCGCAGCCCGCGTCGATCAGCACCAGATCGCCGTCGCGCAGCGTCGCCTCGCCAGCCGGGTAATGCAGCACGCAGGCGTTGGCGCCCGCGGCCACGATGCTGTTGTAGGCGACCGATTGCGCGCCGTGGCGGCGGAACTCGTACAGCAGTTCGGCTTCGATCTCGTACTCCCGCATGCCGGCACGGGCGACGCGCATCGCGCGCACATGCGCGCCGGCGGAGATCTTGGCCGCGCGCCGCATCGCCGCGATTTCGGTGGCGTCCTTGATCAGCCGCATTTCGGCCAGCAGGGCGCGGACGTCCTGCTGGCGGGAGGGCGGCGCATGGCCGCCGCGGCTGGCTTCGCGCGCCGCGGCCAGCCAGCGGTGCAGGCGGCCGTCGCTGCGCTTGTCGCCCGCCAAGGGCGCGTACAGGGTGGCGTGGTCCTGCAGCAGCGCGGGCATCAGCTCGTCCAGCGCATCGAGCGGATGCGCGTCGTCAAAGCCGAAATGCGCTGCCGCCGCTTCGGGGCCGAAACGCTTGCCTTCCCAGATTTCATGTTCGATGTGACGCGGGCGGCAGAACAGTATGGCGCGGTCGGTCGCACCCGCGCTCAGCACCAGCCAGGCACCGGGTTCGGTGAACCCGGTCAGGTAGAAAAAATCGCTGTCGTGCCGGTACGGATACTCCGCGTCGCGGTTGCGCGTGGCCTCTGGGGCGGTCGCCAGTATGGCGATGCCGCCGCCATCGGCGCGCATCTGCTCCATCAGGCGTTGGCGCCGTGCGGCGTAGGGGGCAATGTCGTCGGGAGGCAGGCTCATGGCGGACTGGGGCGCGAACCCCGGCAGGGTGAGGATGCCGTTTACTTTACCCGCCATCCCCCGGATGCAACAGCCCACGCGGCCTGCGCGGAATTCACTGGATACCGATGGGCAAGCTGCTACAATCGCCGCTCTGTCATTGGGGAGTAGCCATCCTTTGTCCCCTCAAAGGAGCTAGCGTCAACAGACTTGGTGGTTCAGCGCTGCGCAGCAGCCGCTAGAACTCCATGGCGCTAGTAGCGGTTCCATGCATGTCGGCAAGCCCGCCGCATGGACCAGCCAGGCGAGACCTTTGGCCGCGTTGCGTTCACCCCAGCCGGGCGAGCCGCGACGTCGCGCCAATTGGTTTCTGCTCGTCCGGCTCGCCTATATGTTTCTCACCCTGTTCCTGTTTTTCCTGTCAGCGGCAGTGATCTACTTCGCCTGCGAATATTTCGTAAATGGCGTTGAATGGGTCGGCCATCGCTTTCAGCTCGGCGCCACCGCCACCGGCACCGTGCTTGCCGCGTTCGGCACCGCCTTGCCGGAAAGCGCGGTGACCTTCATGGCCGTCGTGTTCGGCGAAACCCCTGAGCAAAAAGACATAGGCGTCGGCGCGGCCATGGGCGGCCCGCTGGTGCTGGCGACACTGGCGTACGCGGTGGTCGGCCTGGCCCTGTGGCGCGCTCGGCGCGGGCAGGCCACGCAGGCGGACTGTATCAACGCGGACCAGCGCCGGCTGGCCCGCGACCAAGCCTGGTTCATGGGCATCTTCATCTTCAAGGTGGGCCTGGGTCTGCTGGCCTTTGCCTGGAAGCCCTGGCTGGGCATCCTGTTCCTGGCCACCTACGGCCTCTACGTCAAGCGCGAACTCAGCCGCGACGAGGCCAGCCTGGATGCCGAGGAACTGGAACCGCTGAAGCTGCGCCCCCGCGATGAAGACCCGGCCATGTTTTGGGCAGTCGCGCAGACGCTGCTGGCCTTGGTGGTCATCGCCGGCGCATCGCATGTGTTCGTGAATCAGATCGAGTTGTTGGGCGTAGCCATGGGCGCGTCGCCGCACGTTGCCGCCCTGTTGCTGGCGCCGGTGGCGACCGAGTTGCCGGAAATCATGAACGCGCTGATCTGGGTGCGCCAGGGCAAGGAGCGGCTGGCGCTGGCCAACATCTCGGGCGCCATGATGATCCAGGCGACCATTCCCAGCGCGCTGGGGATTTTCATGACGCCGTGGCTGCTGGACGCGCCCTTGCTGGCGGCTGGTCTGTTCACGATGTTGTCTATCGGTCTCCTGTGGTTGCGTTTCCGCCGTTCAGCCATGAGCGTGCCGGCTTTGTCGGCGGTGGGCGGGTTGTATGCGGTGTTCGCCGCCTATCTGGGCTGGCATTTCTACGTCTGACAGTGGTTTGCGCGCGGGGCTGCGGCCCCGCGCCGGTTTTTGCGGCATTCAAGTCCGATTTAGCGGCAAAAACCTTGTCCATAAGTGGAAACCCGCGTAAAATCCTGCCTGTTATCCATCCCAGGAGCAGTCTTCGTGAATACCGATTCCGGCGAAAGTAGTCGATCTTGCATCGACGTCGCTGTTTAACAGGTCCACGCAGAACTCCGTCTGCCGCAGCCTGTTGAACAGGTTGCGGTTGTATCCCAAGCTCCAGGCGCAAGCCCGGGCAATCGCGCAAGCCAGCGGCTTGCCGGGAACCTCCCCAACGTAAACCGCCAGAACCGCCGCCATCCGCAGCGTCAGCGTTCGTGCACGTTTGCCCGTGCCAGTCCGCCGAGCGCCGCGCGAGTGCGCGCGTATTCGCGATCACGCTCCCCATTCTTGCAATGGAGGTCGTTATGCGTTTCTTCGACTTGTTCCTACGCCGCGCCGGCGTGGACCGCGCCACCGCCCTGGGCCGCCGCCGCGGCACTTCGCGCCTGACGGTCATCTGTCCGCGCGACGAGCTGGGCGCCTTGCGCAAGCAGATCTGCCTGGACTTCAGCGCCGCCGGCCTGGATGTCTCGCAAGTGCAGATCGACCAGGGCCGGGATCCTGGCATGGCATCGGCCTGCATCACCGTCAATTGCCCGCCGGAGCTGCGCGGCGAATTGATGTCGCAGGCGCGCCGCCTGAGCGCCAATCCCGCCGTGCGCCACGTCCATTTCGGCGCGCAAGCCACGCAAGCCGCCGCGCAAGCCGCGCTGGCCTGACGGCAGCCGATTCATTCCACAGGAGAGATCATGCCTAGTGCCTTAGACCCCGAGCCTCGATTGCGCCCAGTGCGCGGCGCCGGCATGCCTGTCTGATCTGTCTACTCGCTGCGAGCCGACAGGCAGGATAGTCATCCTGGCCCGTACGGAGTCCGCAGCCAAGAATCCCCGGCCTGGCCCACACCTTGTGCGCCCTTGCCGCCGGTATCGATTCCCCCGCTAGCTCCCTTCCGTTTTCCGCACCCGGCGCATTTCATGCGATCCGGACACCGGCAACATTGCTCCGGCGCCTGCGCACGCCTGTACGCGGCGGCTTGACGGCTTTCTGCGCGAAAGCCGCGGCCTGCTGCTGCCTGCGCGCGGGCGCGGCGGGCAGGGTCGTCCGTGTCTCCGACAACGATACGTACAACCGGAGCACTCCCATGTTCAAGTTCCTCAAGTCCTTCTTTACGTCCGCGGCCGGCCTGCGGCAAACCGCAAGGCACTTCCGCCGCTCGCCCCTGCCGGAACAAGGCGCGGCGGCCGCCGCCGCAGCCTCCGACACCGCGCGCCACGCCAACCGCCAGATGCTGGACCTGTCGCGCATGGACTTCGGCGCCGTGTTCGCGCTGTTCGGCAGCAGCCGCGGCGGGCTGTCGGAAGCCCAGGCACAGGCCGCGCGCGAACGCTACGGCGCCAACGAGGTCGACCATGAAAAGCCGCTCTCCTGGCCTGCCCATCTCTGGCTGTCCTACCGCAATCCGTTCAACCTGCTCCTGACCGCGCTGGCGGCGCTGTCCTGGCTTACCGACGTGCACATGGCCGTCCCGGACGACCAGTCCTGGACGGCGGTGTTCATCATCGGCGCCATGGTGCTCATCTCCACCGTGTTGCGCTTTGCGCAGGAGCAGCGCTCCAGCCGCGCCGCCGAGTCGCTCAAGGCCATGGTGCAGAACACCGCCACCGTGCTGCGCAGCGATCCCGCCACCCAGGCCGAAGGCGACGCCCGCCGCTTTTTTGGCGTGACGCTGCATGTCAGCGGCTCGCGCCAGGTGGAGGCGCCGCTGACGGAACTGGTGCCGGGCGACGTGGTGCTCCTGTCCGCCGGCGACATGATTCCCGCCGACTGCCGCATCCTGGGCGCCAAGGACCTGTTCATCGCGCAAGCCGCGCTGACGGGCGAATCCCTGCCCGTCGAAAAATACGCCACGCAGCGCACGGACACCGCCAACGCGCTGGAACTGGAGAACATGGCGTTCATGGGCACCAACGTGGTCAGCGGCTCCGGCAGCGCCATGGTGGTGGCCACCGGCTCGCGCACCTATTTCGGCCAGCTGGCCGGGCGCGTCACGCAGACCAGCCGAGCCCCGACCCAGTTCCAGCAAGGCATCAACCGGGTGAGCTGGGTGCTGATCCGCTTCATGCTGGTCATGGCACCCATCGTCATGCTGATCAACGGCTTTACCAAAGGCGACTGGATGGAGGCATTGTTGTTCGCGCTGGCCATCGCCGTGGGCCTGACGCCCGAAATGCTGCCCATGATCGTCACGGCCACGCTGGCCAAGGGGGCGGTGCGCATGTCGCGCCGCAAGGTGGTGGTCAAGCGGCTGGATGCCATCCAGAACCTGGGCGCGATGAACGTGCTGTGCACCGACAAAACCGGCACCCTGACCCAGGATCGCATCGTGCTGGAACGCCACACGGATGTGTATGGCGCCAGCAGCGACGATGTGCTGGCCTACGCCTATCTCAACAGCTACTACCAGACCGGCTTGAAGAACCTGCTGGACGTGGCGGTGCTGCAGCACGCCGAGGTCGAGCGCAAGCTCGATCTGGCGGCGAAGTACCGCAAGGTCGACGAAATCCCCTTCGACTTTTCCCGGCGCCGCATGTCGGTGGTGGTGAACGAGACCGAGAACGGCCGCGAGCACCACGAACTGATCTGCAAGGGCGCGCTGGAAGAAATGCTGTCGGCCTGCACCCGCCTGCGCGTGGGCCACGAAGAACATCTGCTGACCGATGCCCGCCGGGCCGATATCCGCCGCGTGACGGCGGACCTGAACCGTGACGGCCTGCGCGTCATCGCGGTAGGGGTCAAGGAAATGCCGCCGACCCAGCAAACCTATGGCGTGGCCGACGAGTCCGACCTGGTGCTGGTCGGCTACATGGCTTTCCTGGATCCTCCCAAGGAATCCACCGCTCCCGCGCTCAAGGCGCTCAGGAACTCCGGCATCGAAGTAAAGGTGCTGACGGGCGACGTCGAGCTGGTAACCCAGAAGGTCTGCCGCGAGGTGGATTTCGAGGTGCGCAAGGTCTACCTGGGCGCCGAGATCGAGGCGATGGACGAGGCGCAACTGGCCGCGGCCGTGCGCGAGGCCAATGTGTTCGCGCGCCTGACGCCAGCCCACAAGGAGCGCATCGTGCACAGCCTGCGGGCCCAGGGCAACACCGTGGGCTTCATGGGCGACGGCATCAACGATGCCCCGGCCCTGCGGGCGGCGGACGTGGGCATTTCGGTGGATTCGGCGGTCGATATCTCGAAAGAGGCGGCCGACATCATCCTGCTGGAAAAGAGCCTGATGGTGCTGGAGGACGGCGTCATCGAAGGCCGCAAGACCTTCTGCAACATGCTCAAGTACCTGAAGATGACGGCCAGCTCGAACTTCGGCAACGTTTTCTCGGTCCTGGTGGCCAGCGCCTTCCTGCCGTTTCTGCCGATGCTGCCCATCCATCTGCTGGTGCAGAACTTGATGTACGACATTTCCCAGACGGCGATTCCGTTCGACAATGTCGACGAAGAGCTGTTGAAGCAGCCCCAGCAGTGGGACCCTGACGGCCTGGGCCGCTTCATGGTGTTTTTCGGTCCGATCAGTTCCATATTCGATATCGCTACGTATGCGCTCATGTGGTACGTATTTCAGGCCAATGCACCGGAACACCAGACCCTGTTCCAGTCGGGCTGGTTCGTCGAAGGCTTGCTGTCGCAGACGCTCATCGTCCATATGATCCGCACGCGCAAGATCCCGTTCCTGCAAAGCCGCGCCGCCTGGCCGCTGATGGGCATGACTTTGATGGTGGTGGCGATGGGGCTGCTGCTGCCGTTCTCGCCGCTGGCGGAATACCTCCAGCTGCAGCCGCTGCCATGGAGCTATTTCCCCTGGCTGGTGGGCATCCTGTTGGCCTACTGCACGCTGACGCAGTTGTTGAAGGGAATCTGGGTCCGCCGTTATGGCTGGCAATAAGTAGATGAGGACCGCGGCGGGCGCATGCCCGCCGCGCAATCAGGAGAAACGCATGAGAATCGCTACTTTTGCCGCGCTGATGGCGGCCGGCCTGGCTCTTCCCCTGGCGGCGCGCGGCGCCGATACCGCACAGGGGCTGTCGTTGTACGGTGTGGTCGACGCGGGCGTGGCCGTCACCAAGGTGTCGGGGCAGGGCAGCCATAGCGGGCTGCTCAACGGCGGCTTGACCGACTCGCTGTGGGGCATGACGGGGGCGGAAGACATGGGCGGCGGCTGGAACGCCCGCTTCCAGCTGGAAAGCGGCTTCGATCCCTCGTCGGGCAAGCGGGCCGACGATGATCGCCTCTTCAACTACGCCGCCTGGGTGGGCCTGGCCCATGACAGCTACGGCGACTTGCGGCTGGGTCGTCAGCACACCATAGGCCAGGTCTACGGCAATTCCCTGGAAATCGCCTCCTGGAAGGAAATGGGGATGGGCGCCACGTTCAAGGCGTCCGACAACTACCAGTTCAGTAACCTGGTCAATTACTACACGCCGGTCTGGCAGGGCTTTCAGGCCGGCATCGGCTATTCCTTCGACGCCGACGACCGCAGCCGCTTCCGTACCGCCAACAATAACCGCGCCCTCAGCCTGGGGCTGAAATATGAGGACGGCCCCTTGCTGGCGGTCGCCACCTGGGACCAATTGCGCCTGGCCGAAGCCCCGCCGGGCAGCAATGGCCGGCCGCAGGCGGTGCAGTTGGGCGCCTCGTATGATTTCGAGGTGCTGAAGCTGTCCCTGGCCTGGTCGCGCCAACGCAACGGCGACGTCGGGCTGGACGGCGGCGATCCGGACGGCCTGGGCATGGGCCTGGGACCGGCCGCCTTCGTGCGCGGCGGCACGGTCAACGCCTGGCTGGTCGGCGCCAGCGTGCCGGTGGGGCCGGGCACGGTGCTGCTGCAATGGTCGCTGGCGCGGCCGGACTGGCATTGGGACAACGGCATGACGGCGCGCAATGCGCAGGTGATGACTCTGGGCTATACCTACGGCCTGTCCCCGCGCACGACGCTCTATGCCTTTACCGGCTATGTGTCGAACTACACGCTGGACGACCAGTTCGATCCTGCCCATTCCCACACCACGCGCGTGGGCACGGGCATTTCACACCGTTTCTGAGCGCCGGGGCAGGGCGGGCCGGGGTCAACTACAATCGGCGGGTGCGGCGCATGGCGCCCGTCCTCGTACAGCCCCGACGTTTTCCGGATGGTTTGCATGGATAGTCTCGAATGGCTCATACCCTGGGAGTTCTCTCCCACGCTGGTGGCCTCCTTCCTGGTGGCCATCGCACTGTTCGTGCGCGGCCAAAAAGTCCATCACGTGACCGTCGCCCGCCGCATCCTGTTCTGGACCGGCATGGTGCTGCTGTACCTGTCCATGCATACCCGGCTGGACTACTACGCCGAGCGCATGTTCTTCATCCATCGCATCCAGCATCTGGTGCTGCACCATCTGGGGCCGCTGCTGGTCATGGCGGCTTTCCCGGGGCAGGTGATGCGGGCGGGGCTGCCCATGAGCTGGCGCATCCGCCTGCGCGACTTCCTGCGCACCGGCGCCGGTCGCGCCACGGTGACGCTGCTGACCCACAAGATCTTCGTGCCGGCGCTATTCGTCTTCCTGGTGATCGTCTGGCTGATCCCGTCGGTGCAGTTCTATTCCATGCTGGACTGGCGCCTGTATCGCCTGATGAACTGGTCGGTGGTGATCAGCGGCTTCATGTACTGGAACCTGATCCTGGACCGCAGGCCCGCGCCGCCGGCGGCCATGACGCCGGGCGGCCGCGTCATTTCGCCCGTGCTGACGATGCTGCCGCAGATGGTGGCGGGGGCCATCATCGCCTTTACTGAAAGCGATATCTACCCGCTGTTCGAGCTGTGCGGCCGGGCCATCGCCATGTCGGCCCAGACCGATCAGACCATAGGCGGCCTGACCATGTGGATTCCGGCTGCGCTGGTCGAAGTGATCGGCCTGATGGTGGCCCTGGGAACCTTGATGCGCCTGTCGGCCAAGGGACGCCTGCGCAAGGCGGACCGCGATGCCCAGGCGCGGGCCAGGGCTCGCGCGCGCGCCGCTTCAGCCTAGGGCTTCATGATGGGGCGCTGCCCTGCGGGCTTCAGAAGCTCTTCGGCGTGTTGACCCAGAACAGTTCCACGGGTTCCTCGCCGACGACTTTCCACGAGTGAGGCCGTGCGCTCAGGAACGAAATGCTGTCTCCGGCATGCAGTGTCACGGGCGCAGACAGATCCACCGTAATGCTGAATTCGCCGCGGAGGACGTGTATGCACTCCTCTCCATGGTGTGCGTAGGCGCCCTCGCTGCGGGCGCCTGGCGCCAGGATCCATTTCTGGCAGTCGAGCGAGGGCAGGCTGGTAGCCAGTTGCAGGATCTGGATGCCGGCGCCGAAAGACGGAGCTTGCGCTTCGTGGCCCCGGCGCACCACCTCCGCCGCGTTGCGCGATGGCTTGGGCGACGCTTCCGACAAGGCGGTCAACGAGGTGCCATAACAGGTGGCCAACAGCTTCAGGCTCGCGACGGTGGCGCCGCGCCCGGTCCGTTCAAAGGTGGAAATGAAGGATACCGGCAGACTGGTTTCGTCCGACGCTTCTTTCAGCGACAGATCCGCGTGTCGACGCGCGGCGCGAAAGCGCAGTCCGAGCGCGACGGCGTCAGCCATTTCGCGGGCCTGAGGCGCGGCGGCGGCCGCACCAGCGGATGGCGGCGGCGCCACGGCCCCGGCCGCGGCCTGCGATTCTTCCAGGACGCGGCGGATTGCAGGCATGTTGAGGCCGTTGATCTGCCGCAGACGAACAATGTGGGATACGCGCGCCAGATCCGCATCTGAATAGATGCGCTGCCCCGTTTCGGTGCGCGCCGGGACGAGGAGTCCGTGTTGCTCCCACAGCCGCAGCGTCGAGATGTTCGTACCCGTGAGACGCGCGACGTCGCCGATTCGATATTCAGACATGCAGTGAGTTCCTATGCAGGGCGCGGGGACCCTTGGCCAGCGTGGCGGACCCGCTGGCATCGTAAGACATACAGAATATATATAGATAAATTATATAAACCTCGTCCTTCATGAATGGACCGTAGGTATAAGGGAAAGCCCCTATTTTTCGTGAAAATCAGCTTGGATAGGATCGCAACCTACAGAAAATATGTAGATATATTTTCCTAAACGATAGTCGGATAGGGACGCTTCGCTCATGCTTACTCCACGCCGTTCAAGGCCTGCCTTGCTCCCTCTGCAACGCAGCTTCTGGATGCAGGAGGCCGAACCCGCCTTGCAGGCGTGCGCGCCCCTGACCGGCAGCCAGGCTGCCGACATCGTGATTGTCGGCGGCGGCTATGTCGGTCTGTGGACGGCGTTGACCATCAAGGAGGTCAGTCCTCAGTCCAAAGTCGTCGTCCTGGAGCAGGACGTCTGCGGGGGCGGGGCTTCAGGACGCAATGGCGGCATGGCCATGTCCTGGTGGCCCAAAATCGCAACGCTGCTCGCTTTCGCCGACGTCGACGATGCCTTGTTCCTGGCCCGGGCTTCGGCGCGCGCCATCGATGACATCGAACAGTTCTGCGGCAGGCATGGCATCGACGCGCACTTTCGCCGCGGCGGATGGCTCTGGACTGCCACGTCCGACGCGCAACGCGAGTCATGGGAAGGCACCGTCCGGGCCTGCGCGCGGGTCGGTGCGCATCCCTTCGAGGCCATGCTGCCGGAGGACGTCGCGCGTCGCACCGGGTCCCGCTTGCACAGGGCGGGCGTATTCGAACGCGGCAACGCCACGGTGCAGCCGGCACGGCTGGTACGAGGCATGCGCCGGGTGGCCCTTGAACGCGGCATCGTGATTCACGAACACACACCCGTACTGGAATGGAGTCAGGGTCGCCCTTCGGTGATTCGTAGCGCCCGCGGCACCATCCTGGCAAAAAGCGTCGTGCTGGCGACCAACGCGTGGGCGGCCTCCATCCCCGGAATTGCACGGCTGATCGTGCCCGTCAACAGTTCCATCGTCGTGACGCAGGCCATTCCCGGCCGCCTGGCCTCCCTGGGCTGGACCGGCGGGGAAGCCATCACCGATTCCCAGTTGATGGTCGGGTACTACCGAACCACAAGAGACGGGCGAATCGTATACGGCAAGGGCACGGGGGCGCTCTCCTGGGGTGGCGCCATTGACGACACCTTCAGCCGCCACGAA encodes:
- a CDS encoding NAD(P)/FAD-dependent oxidoreductase, whose translation is MQEAEPALQACAPLTGSQAADIVIVGGGYVGLWTALTIKEVSPQSKVVVLEQDVCGGGASGRNGGMAMSWWPKIATLLAFADVDDALFLARASARAIDDIEQFCGRHGIDAHFRRGGWLWTATSDAQRESWEGTVRACARVGAHPFEAMLPEDVARRTGSRLHRAGVFERGNATVQPARLVRGMRRVALERGIVIHEHTPVLEWSQGRPSVIRSARGTILAKSVVLATNAWAASIPGIARLIVPVNSSIVVTQAIPGRLASLGWTGGEAITDSQLMVGYYRTTRDGRIVYGKGTGALSWGGAIDDTFSRHEASCRMAEQDFRRAYPTLADVRVSHAWSGPIDRTYDSLPVFGTLAGTEHIHYGVGWSGNGVAPSLLGGRILASLALDRHDEWRRCALVGRKAKRFPPEPIKYLGGSLVRNAVRRKEWREARDLAPRRIDVMLAGLAPAGLEDKA
- a CDS encoding porin, coding for MRIATFAALMAAGLALPLAARGADTAQGLSLYGVVDAGVAVTKVSGQGSHSGLLNGGLTDSLWGMTGAEDMGGGWNARFQLESGFDPSSGKRADDDRLFNYAAWVGLAHDSYGDLRLGRQHTIGQVYGNSLEIASWKEMGMGATFKASDNYQFSNLVNYYTPVWQGFQAGIGYSFDADDRSRFRTANNNRALSLGLKYEDGPLLAVATWDQLRLAEAPPGSNGRPQAVQLGASYDFEVLKLSLAWSRQRNGDVGLDGGDPDGLGMGLGPAAFVRGGTVNAWLVGASVPVGPGTVLLQWSLARPDWHWDNGMTARNAQVMTLGYTYGLSPRTTLYAFTGYVSNYTLDDQFDPAHSHTTRVGTGISHRF
- a CDS encoding sodium:calcium antiporter translates to MFLTLFLFFLSAAVIYFACEYFVNGVEWVGHRFQLGATATGTVLAAFGTALPESAVTFMAVVFGETPEQKDIGVGAAMGGPLVLATLAYAVVGLALWRARRGQATQADCINADQRRLARDQAWFMGIFIFKVGLGLLAFAWKPWLGILFLATYGLYVKRELSRDEASLDAEELEPLKLRPRDEDPAMFWAVAQTLLALVVIAGASHVFVNQIELLGVAMGASPHVAALLLAPVATELPEIMNALIWVRQGKERLALANISGAMMIQATIPSALGIFMTPWLLDAPLLAAGLFTMLSIGLLWLRFRRSAMSVPALSAVGGLYAVFAAYLGWHFYV
- a CDS encoding cytochrome c oxidase assembly protein — its product is MVCMDSLEWLIPWEFSPTLVASFLVAIALFVRGQKVHHVTVARRILFWTGMVLLYLSMHTRLDYYAERMFFIHRIQHLVLHHLGPLLVMAAFPGQVMRAGLPMSWRIRLRDFLRTGAGRATVTLLTHKIFVPALFVFLVIVWLIPSVQFYSMLDWRLYRLMNWSVVISGFMYWNLILDRRPAPPAAMTPGGRVISPVLTMLPQMVAGAIIAFTESDIYPLFELCGRAIAMSAQTDQTIGGLTMWIPAALVEVIGLMVALGTLMRLSAKGRLRKADRDAQARARARARAASA
- a CDS encoding MerR family transcriptional regulator: MSEYRIGDVARLTGTNISTLRLWEQHGLLVPARTETGQRIYSDADLARVSHIVRLRQINGLNMPAIRRVLEESQAAAGAVAPPPSAGAAAAAPQAREMADAVALGLRFRAARRHADLSLKEASDETSLPVSFISTFERTGRGATVASLKLLATCYGTSLTALSEASPKPSRNAAEVVRRGHEAQAPSFGAGIQILQLATSLPSLDCQKWILAPGARSEGAYAHHGEECIHVLRGEFSITVDLSAPVTLHAGDSISFLSARPHSWKVVGEEPVELFWVNTPKSF
- a CDS encoding aminopeptidase P N-terminal domain-containing protein, translating into MSLPPDDIAPYAARRQRLMEQMRADGGGIAILATAPEATRNRDAEYPYRHDSDFFYLTGFTEPGAWLVLSAGATDRAILFCRPRHIEHEIWEGKRFGPEAAAAHFGFDDAHPLDALDELMPALLQDHATLYAPLAGDKRSDGRLHRWLAAAREASRGGHAPPSRQQDVRALLAEMRLIKDATEIAAMRRAAKISAGAHVRAMRVARAGMREYEIEAELLYEFRRHGAQSVAYNSIVAAGANACVLHYPAGEATLRDGDLVLIDAGCEVDSYASDITRTFPVNGRYSGPQRALYDLTVAAQDAAAQATAPGRSFNDSHQAALRVLAQGMLDLKLLKGSLDGVLESGDYSRFYMHRTGHWLGLDVHDVGDYRQPGPAHGAERPWRKLEAGMMLTIEPGIYVRPADDVPEAYWNIGIRTEDDALVTDEGCELITRGVPVQAGEIEALMRE
- the mgtA gene encoding magnesium-translocating P-type ATPase, whose protein sequence is MFKFLKSFFTSAAGLRQTARHFRRSPLPEQGAAAAAAASDTARHANRQMLDLSRMDFGAVFALFGSSRGGLSEAQAQAARERYGANEVDHEKPLSWPAHLWLSYRNPFNLLLTALAALSWLTDVHMAVPDDQSWTAVFIIGAMVLISTVLRFAQEQRSSRAAESLKAMVQNTATVLRSDPATQAEGDARRFFGVTLHVSGSRQVEAPLTELVPGDVVLLSAGDMIPADCRILGAKDLFIAQAALTGESLPVEKYATQRTDTANALELENMAFMGTNVVSGSGSAMVVATGSRTYFGQLAGRVTQTSRAPTQFQQGINRVSWVLIRFMLVMAPIVMLINGFTKGDWMEALLFALAIAVGLTPEMLPMIVTATLAKGAVRMSRRKVVVKRLDAIQNLGAMNVLCTDKTGTLTQDRIVLERHTDVYGASSDDVLAYAYLNSYYQTGLKNLLDVAVLQHAEVERKLDLAAKYRKVDEIPFDFSRRRMSVVVNETENGREHHELICKGALEEMLSACTRLRVGHEEHLLTDARRADIRRVTADLNRDGLRVIAVGVKEMPPTQQTYGVADESDLVLVGYMAFLDPPKESTAPALKALRNSGIEVKVLTGDVELVTQKVCREVDFEVRKVYLGAEIEAMDEAQLAAAVREANVFARLTPAHKERIVHSLRAQGNTVGFMGDGINDAPALRAADVGISVDSAVDISKEAADIILLEKSLMVLEDGVIEGRKTFCNMLKYLKMTASSNFGNVFSVLVASAFLPFLPMLPIHLLVQNLMYDISQTAIPFDNVDEELLKQPQQWDPDGLGRFMVFFGPISSIFDIATYALMWYVFQANAPEHQTLFQSGWFVEGLLSQTLIVHMIRTRKIPFLQSRAAWPLMGMTLMVVAMGLLLPFSPLAEYLQLQPLPWSYFPWLVGILLAYCTLTQLLKGIWVRRYGWQ